A part of Candida albicans SC5314 chromosome 2, complete sequence genomic DNA contains:
- the MNN24 gene encoding Mnn24p (Alpha-1,2-mannosyltransferase; required for normal cell wall mannan content), with product MFSIPVSSKTVRLILVSLLLITLINILAAFQRSTLSSWFPSSRHIINKFTDLRLALSSQESVLRDEEGEIYSLVGYHHDFDSNLVVVQKQYLLEKTPNEDTTEHFWNFLQSNFETKSEYDLNLIDGYNYKKLIKHLNEQNELQLSHSFVEQYKMENQFIQSFQNFFVQLIDTIEDCKPDLDPINNDNHYPNGDKIVKYYELRNKIPSENMKQFNIERLIHRNGRIPIYGGHLREQYKDELIRNKEFLSMYLTLSDSEISALKKSHTKFLETMMENWPENLFKFNKFNNFMKGDGIVYLGGGKYNQLVLLSIKILRENGSRLPVEVIIPYKNDYDIQFCDRVLPTLNGKCKLMTDYLPQTFVDKISGFQLKNIALLISSFERILYLDADNIPIRNPDVLFTNAPFTTKHLVVWPDLWRRSTSPHYYTIAGIEVDPNFKVRNSYVDGDERGKYTDSMYYSYHDCKGSIPEASSETGQLLINKKIHFQTLILAMYYNYYGPDYYYPLFSQGAAGEGDKETFIAAAHKLDLPYYQVGEFNREFGPINDNTRKHEFYGMGQYDPIIDYYMSTITTTQKDTKKKINYNSPLPEKYAANDEDDTCSNYDFHLFQSSSLFFLHANWPKYYIEKLFLYSYDEDRGPVTNDGDKRRLYGNELKKELGGYDFELNIMKNLHWCFCEEPLIDLIGIPVVGSKTRTDVCIAIKNHIEFLEIS from the coding sequence ATGTTTTCTATCCCAGTATCATCAAAAACTGTTCGTCTTATACTTGTGTCATTACTTCTAATAACactaataaatatattggCTGCTTTCCAACGGTCAACTTTATCATCATGGTTTCCTTCATCACGtcatattattaataaattcactGATTTACGATTAGCATTATCATCTCAAGAATCGGTATTAAGGGATGAAGAAGGAGAAATTTATTCACTTGTTGGGTATCATcatgattttgattcaaatttagttgttgttcaaaaacaatatttacTTGAAAAAACTCCAAATGAAGATACAACTGAAcatttttggaattttttgcaatcaaattttgaaaccaaatctgaatatgatttaaatttaattgatggatataattataaaaaattaattaaacatctaaatgaacaaaatgaattacaattgagtcattcatttgttgaacaatataaaatggaaaatcaatttattcaatcttttcaaaattttttcgttcaattaattgatacCATTGAAGATTGTAAACCAGATTTAGatccaataaataatgataatcaTTATCCTAATGGTGATAAAATCGTGAAATATTATGaattaagaaataaaaTCCCACTGGAAAATATGAAACAGTTTAATATTGAACGATTAATTCATCGGAATGGAAGAATACCGATTTATGGTGGACATTTACGTGAACAATATAAAGATGAATTAATTAGAAATAAAGAATTCTTATCAATGTATTTAACATTAAGTGATTCGGAAATATCagcattgaaaaaatccCATACAAAATTTTTGGAAACGATGATGGAAAATTGGCCagaaaatttatttaaatttaataaatttaataatttcatgAAAGGTGATggtattgtttatttagGTGGTGGgaaatataatcaattagtacttttatcaattaaaatacTTCGAGAAAATGGGTCACGATTACCAGTAGAAGTAATCATCCCATACAAGAACGATTatgatattcaattttgtgaTCGAGTTTTACCAACTTTAAATGGGAAATGTAAATTAATGACAGATTATTTACCTCAaacatttgttgataaaattaGTGGAttccaattgaaaaatattgcCCTTTTGATATCATCATTCGAAAGGATTTTATACCTTGATGCTGATAATATCCCCATTAGAAATCCTGATGTTTTATTTACTAATGCACCATTTACAACTAAACATCTCGTTGTATGGCCAGATTTATGGAGACGGTCTACATCACCACATTATTATACCATTGCTGGTATTGAAGTTGATCCTAATTTTAAAGTAAGAAATTCTTATGTTGATGGAGATGAAAGAGGTAAATATACTGATTCAATGTATTATTCTTATCATGATTGTAAAGGATCAATCCCTGAAGCTAGTTCTGAAACTGGacaattattaatcaataaaaaaattcatttcCAAACATTAATATTAGCAAtgtattataattattatggaccagattattattatcccCTTTTCAGTCAAGGAGCAGCTGGAGAAGGTGATAAAGAAACATTTATTGCTGCTGCCCATAAATTAGATTTACCTTATTATCAAGTGGGTGAATTCAATAGAGAATTTGGTCctattaatgataataccCGAAAACATGAATTTTATGGAATGGGACAATATGATCCTATTATAGATTATTATATgtcaacaataacaacaactcaAAAAGataccaaaaagaaaatcaattataattCACCATTACCAGAAAAATATGCCGccaatgatgaagatgatacTTGTTCCAATTATGATTTCCATTTATTccaatcatcatcattatttttcttaCATGCAAATTGGCCCAaatattatattgaaaaattatttttatatagTTATGATGAAGATAGAGGTCCTGTAACCAATGATGGTGATAAAAGACGATTATATGgtaatgaattgaaaaaagaattagGGGGatatgattttgaattaaatattaTGAAAAATCTTCATTGGTGTTTTTGTGAAGAAccattgattgatttaattggtaTTCCTGTTGTTGGATCAAAAACTAGAACAGATGTTTGTATTGCAATTAAAAATCATATAGAATTTTTAGAAATATCATAA
- a CDS encoding uncharacterized protein (Ortholog(s) have phosphatidylinositol-3-phosphate binding activity, role in retrograde transport, endosome to Golgi and endosome localization) — protein MSTDNLFEDIEQDNNPSFYGNPSILNDPYRPIQPPPPQQQQQQHQENESKQSHTKSPKPPLQSIHSGTSNAHPQSQPQHKHKHKHNTSLNNGYPNELVNSTIGLSNRILELLNDSQLQVDIINSEKLVNSSVIVYTIELSSPTTKIVVKRRYSEFKSLRDNLLKLFPTLIIPPIPEKHSILSYLLNTINHSHEISIIEMRKRYFKMFLDDLIFQSDYKLKNCPLLHKFFDPNYELCWYNALNEPPVSLIPDNLLLANPINPADQNGLYSLLPIVNGFDFNSHIDNLSNLKKINEDLYKLNDQVKLYELKGFEQDLEFSIPEELIQFEIKFHQTIKILTDLNKLNSKTTKNYKSMVDTLIDLGGNLNNFSLQVYQQKSGSNNELSEAIEKFGSTMDQSFLNFESFILNQLVPQWQEPVDQLILYLQNSLGLIKFYKYKIVQFKILYKLKFNKFQQLINLTNIGGVSSSGSGGGGLLASRISTDNDSNNSNNSGNNNNDGDLDTENFDHLKELNSPTINNALKNLSTKKISKKSSWYGLFGGNNQTKKFNFQLPIEEPTTATGSTEQQSQQQSAPNSPQREQQQQQSQSQSHHSHQTSIRFKLNHIEKELNKLNQLIELCNQDMHKLTEALVNTFEEFLSKIERKWLQLMITYIQNCKNMFEANLTNWKEFKESLVNETREVN, from the coding sequence ATGTCAACCGATAACTTAtttgaagatattgaaCAAGATAATAATCCATCATTCTATGGCAATCCTTCTATATTGAATGATCCATATCGTCCGAttcaaccaccaccaccacaacaacaacaacaacagcatcaagaaaatgaaagtaAACAATCACATACTAAATCACCCAAACCGCCACTCCAATCAATACATTCTGGTACTTCAAATGCACATCCCCAACTGCAACCACAACATAAGCATAAACATAAACATAATACTCTGCTCAATAATGGTTATCCTAATGAATTGGTCAACAGTACTATTGGATTATCCAATAGAATtcttgaattattaaatgattcTCAATTGCAAGTagatataataaattcCGAAAAACTTGTCAATTCATCGGTCATTGTTTATACTATAGAGTtatcatcaccaacaacGAAAATAGTTGTTAAAAGACGATATAGTGAATTTAAATCTTTGAGAgacaatttattaaaattattccCGACATTAATAATCCCACCCATTCCAGAAAAGCATTCGATATTAAGTTATTTACTAAATACAATCAATCATTCTCATGAAATTTCCATAATTGAAATGAGAAAACGGTATTTCAAAATGTTTTTGGATGATTTAATATTCCAACTGgattataaattgaaaaattgtcCACTTTTACATAAATTTTTCGATCCTAATTATGAATTATGTTGGTATAATGCATTAAATGAACCACCAGTGAGTCTTATCCctgataatttattattagctAATCCTATTAATCCTGCTGATCAAAATGGGttatattcattattaccaattgttaatggatttgatttcaattctcatattgataatttatctaatttgaaaaaaattaatgaagatttatataaattaaatgatcAAGTGAAATTATATGAATTGAAAGGATTTGAACAAGATTTAGAATTTTCTATCCCGgaagaattgattcaatttgaaattaaatttcatcaaacaattaaaattttaactgatttaaataaattaaattctaAAACAAcgaaaaattataaaagtATGGTTGATactttaattgatttaggtggtaatttaaataatttttcattacaGGTTTATCAACAGAAATCAGGTagtaataatgaattacTGGAAgccattgaaaaatttggttCAACTATGGATCAAtcttttcttaattttgaaagttttattttaaatcaattggttCCACAATGGCAAGAACCAgttgatcaattgatattataccttcaaaattctttaggcttaataaaattttacaAGTATAAGATTGTTCAGTTTAAAATCTTGTATAAACTTAAGTTTAACAagtttcaacaattgataaatttaactaatattggtggtgttagtagtagtggtagtggtggtggtggattATTAGCTTCAAGAATATCAACTGATAATGACAGTAATAACAGCAATAACAGtggtaacaacaacaatgatgGAGATTTAGATACAGAAAATTTTGATCATTTGAAGGAATTGAACAGTccaacaatcaataatgcattgaaaaatttatcaacgAAAAAGATATCTAAAAAATCATCATGGTACGGGTTATTTGGTGGGAATaatcaaaccaaaaaattcaatttccaaCTCCCAATTGAAGAACCAACAACTGCAACAGGATCCACTGAACAACAGTCGCAGCAACAACTGGCACCTAATTCCCCACAAAgggaacaacaacaacaacagtcaCAGTCACAGTCCCATCATCTGCATCAAACCTCAATTAGATTCAAACTCAATCatatagaaaaagaattgaataaactcaatcaattgatagaGTTGTGTAATCAAGATATGCATAAATTGACTGAAGCTTTAGTCAATACctttgaagaatttttaCTGAAAATAGAACGGAAATGGTTACAATTAATGATAACttatattcaaaattgtaAAAATATGTTTGAAGCAAATTTAACTAATTGGAAAGAATTTAAAGAATCTTTAGTTAATGAAACCAGAGAAGTGAACTAG